In Leucoraja erinacea ecotype New England chromosome 15, Leri_hhj_1, whole genome shotgun sequence, the following proteins share a genomic window:
- the LOC129703996 gene encoding zinc finger protein Pegasus-like, which yields MDEKRAVSVDFVKDFQEYLTQQTHHVNMISGSVAAEKDSDSFQAVGSESDQNGIRHASVEVSLDDGSGLVNDGVQRTYDGKFRCRYCNYASKGTARLTEHIRMHTGEKPHRCHLCPFASAYERHLEAHMRSHTGEKPYKCDLCSFCCSDRSNLSHHRRRRHKLLPMRNARTCLTNNEMFGDLQRKIGNSPNYGTRLLINLSPPSMVVQKPDYLGDFSHISVNSCESFQKLHSGGISRGSQDIMMDNPLNQLSTLAGQLSSLPPENQAPTSPEDVTCRDEKPYVISQSTAQVVSTVVSSVVQSSSPISPDACPAHNQQTFSPVAGPSSDHSVHTSTPSMTNSQPSTPAPPIQVQDPQLLHHCQHCDMYFADNILYTIHMGCHGYKNPFQCNICGCKCKNKYDFACHFARGQHKQN from the exons ATGGATGAAAAAAGAGCAGTTTCAGTGGACTTCGTCAAGGATTTCCAGGAATATCTCACTCAACAAACCCATCATGTGAACATGATATCTGGCTCCGTGGCTGCAGAGAAGGATTCGGATTCCTTTCAGGCTG TGGGGTCTGAAAGTGATCAGAATGGAATACGTCATGCTTCAGTTGAAGTTTCACTGGATGATGGCTCAGGACTCGTCAATGATGGGGTGCAAAGGACATATGATGGAAAATTTAGGTGCCGTTACTGCAACTATGCTAGCAAAGGGACTGCACGACTGACTGAACACATCAGAATGCACACAG GTGAGAAGCCCCACAGATGTCACCTTTGCCCGTTTGCTTCAGCGTATGAGCGTCACCTCGAAGCACACATGCGCTCACACACAGGTGAAAAACCATATAAGTGTGACCTATGCTCTTTCTGCTGCAGTGATCGAAGTAATTTGTCCCATCACCGTAGACGTAGGCACAAACTTCTTCCCATGAGAAATGCGAGGACTTGTCTGACCAATAACGAAATGTTTGGAGATTTACAGAGAAAAATTGGCAACTCCCCGAATTATGGAACAAGACTTCTGATTAATCTAAGTCCTCCTTCCATGGTGGTACAGAAGCCAGATTACCTCGGTGACTTTTCTCATATATCAGTTAACTCCTGTGAGAGTTTTCAAAAACTACACTCTGGTGGGATCTCGAGGGGCTCTCAAGATATTATGATGGATAATccattaaatcagctttctacctTAGCAGGCCAATTATCCAGCCTTCCACCTGAAAATCAAGCTCCAACATCTCCTGAGGATGTAACCTGCAGAGATGAAAAACCATATGTGATCTCACAGTCTACAGCGCAAGTCGTTTCCACGGTAGTTTCCAGTGTGGTCCAAAGCTCATCCCCTATCAGTCCAGATGCATGTCCCGCTCACAATCAGCAGACCTTCAGTCCTGTGGCAGGCCCCAGTAGTGATCACAGTGTTCACACAAGTACTCCCAGCATGACGAACAGCCAGCCTAGCACCCCTGCTCCTCCAATTCAAGTTCAGGATCCTCAGCTTCTTCATCATTGTCAACACTGTGACATGTATTTTGCAGACAATATCCTTTATACTATTCACATGGGGTGCCATGGCTATAAGAATCCATTTCAGTGTAATATATGTGgatgcaaatgtaaaaacaaatatGATTTTGCTTGTCATTTTGCTCGGGGTCAACACAAACAAAATTAA